The Mauremys reevesii isolate NIE-2019 linkage group 1, ASM1616193v1, whole genome shotgun sequence genome has a segment encoding these proteins:
- the COPS7A gene encoding COP9 signalosome complex subunit 7a isoform X1 has product MAAEVKVTGQSQEQLLLLARSARGAALVSLIHQVLEAPGIYVFGELLDLPNVRELAENEFSSVFRLLTLFAYGTYADYLSEAGNLPPLSEAQKNKLRHLSVVTLAAKIKCIPYAVLLEQLQLKNVRQLEDLVIEAVYADVLRGSLDQRNQRLEVDYSIGRDIRREELSTITRTLQEWCLGCEVVLSGIEEQVSRANQHKEQQLGLKQQIESEVANLKKTIKVTTAAAAAATSQDPEQHLTELREPAPGTNQRQTSKKASKAKGLRGSAKIWSKSN; this is encoded by the exons ATGGCAGCCGAGGTGAAGGTGacggggcagagccaggagcagctCCTCTTGCTGGCCCGCTCGGCTCGCGGGGCGGCCCTGGTCAGCCTCATCCACCAGGTGCTGGAGGCGCCCGGCATCTACGTCTTCGGGGAGCTGCTGGATCTGCCCAACGTCCGAGAG ctggcTGAGAATGAGTTCTCCTCCGTCTTCCGTCTGCTCACCCTCTTCGCATATGGGACATACGCTGATTATTTGT CCGAAGCTGGGAACCTCCCTCCATTGAGCGAGGCTCAGAAGAACAAGCTGAGGCACCTGTCGGTGGTCACTCTGGCTGCCAAGATCAAG TGCATCCCCTATGCAGTGCTGCTGGAACAGTTGCAGCTGAAGAATGTGCGGCAGCTGGAGGACCTAGTGATTGAGGCTGTGTATGCAGATGTGCTGCGTGGGAGCCTGGACCAGCGTAATCAGCGTCTTGAGGTCGATTACAGTATCGGGCGAGACATCCGCAGGGAGGAGCTAAGCACCATCACTCGCACATTGCAGGAGTG GTGCCTGGGCTGTGAGGTTGTCCTGTCTGGGATTGAGGAGCAGGTTAGCCGAGCCAACCAACATAAAGAGCAACAGCTGGGCCTAAAGCAGCAGATAGAGAGTGAG GTGGCAAATCTAAAGAAGACAATTAAAgtgacaacagcagcagctgcagcagccacaTCCCAGGATCCAGAGCAGCATCTGACAGAGCTCAGGGAGCCAGCTCCTGGCACCAACCAGCGCCAGACCAGCAAGAAAGCTTCTAAAGCCAAAGG GCTCCGGGGCAGCGCAAAGATCTGGTCTAAATCAAACTAG
- the COPS7A gene encoding COP9 signalosome complex subunit 7a isoform X2, producing MAAEVKVTGQSQEQLLLLARSARGAALVSLIHQVLEAPGIYVFGELLDLPNVRELAENEFSSVFRLLTLFAYGTYADYLSEAGNLPPLSEAQKNKLRHLSVVTLAAKIKCIPYAVLLEQLQLKNVRQLEDLVIEAVYADVLRGSLDQRNQRLEVDYSIGRDIRREELSTITRTLQEWCLGCEVVLSGIEEQVSRANQHKEQQLGLKQQIESEVANLKKTIKVTTAAAAAATSQDPEQHLTELREPAPGTNQRQTSKKASKAKGTAPKEATRI from the exons ATGGCAGCCGAGGTGAAGGTGacggggcagagccaggagcagctCCTCTTGCTGGCCCGCTCGGCTCGCGGGGCGGCCCTGGTCAGCCTCATCCACCAGGTGCTGGAGGCGCCCGGCATCTACGTCTTCGGGGAGCTGCTGGATCTGCCCAACGTCCGAGAG ctggcTGAGAATGAGTTCTCCTCCGTCTTCCGTCTGCTCACCCTCTTCGCATATGGGACATACGCTGATTATTTGT CCGAAGCTGGGAACCTCCCTCCATTGAGCGAGGCTCAGAAGAACAAGCTGAGGCACCTGTCGGTGGTCACTCTGGCTGCCAAGATCAAG TGCATCCCCTATGCAGTGCTGCTGGAACAGTTGCAGCTGAAGAATGTGCGGCAGCTGGAGGACCTAGTGATTGAGGCTGTGTATGCAGATGTGCTGCGTGGGAGCCTGGACCAGCGTAATCAGCGTCTTGAGGTCGATTACAGTATCGGGCGAGACATCCGCAGGGAGGAGCTAAGCACCATCACTCGCACATTGCAGGAGTG GTGCCTGGGCTGTGAGGTTGTCCTGTCTGGGATTGAGGAGCAGGTTAGCCGAGCCAACCAACATAAAGAGCAACAGCTGGGCCTAAAGCAGCAGATAGAGAGTGAG GTGGCAAATCTAAAGAAGACAATTAAAgtgacaacagcagcagctgcagcagccacaTCCCAGGATCCAGAGCAGCATCTGACAGAGCTCAGGGAGCCAGCTCCTGGCACCAACCAGCGCCAGACCAGCAAGAAAGCTTCTAAAGCCAAAGG TACTGCACCAAAGGAAGCtacaagaatctga